The DNA segment GTAATTCTACTGATGTAAGGAGACTTTCTTTGGTTGTCATAAGAACATTAGCAAGATTTAAATTCGATGAATGCTTAAAGCAGTACTATGATGTCGTCGGACCATCTGTATTTGCATGTTTGCGTGACCCAGTTATCCCAATAAAACTTGCCGCTGAAAAGGCGTACTTAGCTTTATTCAAGTTGGTTGAGGAGGATGATATGAATACGTTTAATGAATGGTTTTCCAGAGCCTCTGATGGCGCTGATAGAATTGAAACCATCACGGGAACTTCCATCCAACTAAGATCAATTGGAGACTATACTAAGAGAGTTGGTAAAAGATTAGCAAATGtcgaaagagaaagaatcGCCGCCGGTGGCGATGCGGAAACCATGTATAGCGatagatttgaagatgaaaggGAAATATGGGCTGTTGGAGGTGTTGAACTAACCACtgatatttgaaagaaggTACATTACTTTCAATCATTTTCCTccgttttttttcactgaagGAAACGCTTTCATTATTCAATAAGTACTACGTATTAATATAGAAAATTATTCTGATGTTTGAGACATACATGTCTATCCATAGCTTCCAACTTCGGTCTAATAAGAGTGGCGGAATTTATTCATTCATACATGGATTCATAATTGTCTATCATTCGCCATATCCAGCGCTCCAGTAGTGGTGAGGATTGCCACCACATTATATCATTGTGATCTGCATTGGCGATTCCTAAACCCCAAATGACTGCCGATCTTAAATAGCGTTTCAGAATCAACCTATATGAAATGTTTATTATGAGGATTATCAATAGGCTCAAGGCGGTGATTTTTAATGGTTTGACAAAAGTATTCTCCTCCTTGGACATGATTACTCGTATATGTTACATaaactgaaaatattcactGACAGTACTCTATTTTTACGTTAGGCCCCGCTAAAGAACGTATTGAAAGCTCTGCATTATATCAGTAAATCTGCGAGGGAAGccacaaaaaaaactgacAAcgaaagtttttttctgttctgGAATATTTTGATGTCTTGGACCCGTTTCAGAAGTGATTTAATCACAAAGATCGCCatttattaaaaaaaattattgaagacATTGATAAGCGCAATAATGGTCCctcatatataaaaaacttTCTCTTATCAAGTGACTTTCAGTATCTTATATTTTTATAcactaaaaaaagaaaaaaattctgaGAACTCCAAGTTTatgaaaaagcaacaaGCCCAgtattttccttttcaatctGCCCGAGTCTAGTTGAGTtatatatttcattttcttcgttCATCTCTTGAATGATTTTGTCCTCCTCTTCTGTCAGGGCGCTTATATCTTGCGTTGGTATGCACTCAGCATCCATTCTTACGCTGGGTGCGCCCTGTAAATATCTGATATTTTCTAGACATCGTATTCTGATGTCTTCCAAAAGTTTCTTgctgtttttattttcgtaTAAGTCATCCAAAACAGGATATAGCGAATAATCTGGCCCAAATGAGTCCCTGAATGGGATATTTTCTGGGATATCCTCGGGTAGTAAGACATCATTTAAGATTCCCGTCTCGTAAGTCCAAAGGCGTGAAACATTTCTTGGTGTATAACCTCCACCGCCTACTACTAGCATTGGTAAACCAAATGATTTTACAAACTTCACACATTCCCCGTGAGCCTTTATATTCAAATTGAAGCATCCTAAGCGATCATGACCTAAGGAGTCCGCACCACATTGTTGAACAATAAGTGTTGGTTTGAAAGTCATTATTAGAGGATCTACAATGGACTTGAAAAGGTTTATGTACGAATCGTCGTCTATGCCATCTTCCAATGGTACGTTTAATGCGAAGTGTTTTCCTTTATCGCAGCCAATTTCTGTCAAGTCGCCGGTTcctggaaaaaattcaccGTTGTATTTATGAAACGACAATGTGAATACCCTGTCTGTGGTATAAAATGCTTCCTGTACGCCATCACCGTGATGCAGATCGATATCAATGTAAAGGATTCGTGGATGATACCTTAATAGATTTAAGATGGAGAGCACAATATCGTTAACGTAGCAAAATCCGGAGGGactatttttctttgcgtGATGAAGACCGCCAGACCAGTTTATCGCGATGTCAGATTGATTATTGATTAATTTCCTAGTGGCATCAAGACTCGCACCAGTGTATAAAGTTGTATAATCGTataaattttggaaaatagGGCAGTCATCTCCGATATTGAAATTCTCCAGCGTGCCTCTGGGCAATTTGTTTGAATTGTCTGGCGAAACCTTGGAAAGGAAATTGATATAGTCTTCCGAATGGAATTCTAGTAATTCGTCCCTAGTAGCGCTTCTTGTTTCGTAGAGGTCCATGATTTTGTGTAATCCATAAGAGGAAACTAAGTGGTCCGTCAGCATTAACCGAAACGGTTTCATTGGATGCTTCACACCATAATGATAATGCGAGACTTTGGGATTGAAGTGATATGATACCCTTGGAGAATAAGCAGAATTAAACTCAAATGATGATTGGTTCTCTTTGGTCTTCACATCATAACAAAATGTTCCAGACATGTTGCGTTTTACTAACCACCTGATACCTAATTCTAACGTATTTAAAGATACAAGTGTTTCACTAGTTAGTAGTCATTGGTTACACATATAAAACTGATCAAAAGCTGTTTCAAGATTATCATTTTATGTAAAATTACATAATACAATCATCACTTTTAACGATGTGGTTCGAACTTCGAGAATCGCCTATATACAGTATAAACAGGGCATTTGAAAGTACTTGAGAGGCACCATCGAGTACCTAGTGGCAATAGCAACTGAAATTGACAGTTGTGCCTCTTTTCAGCGTGCTTTCCGGCGTGGAAAattgttttcctttgtGCTTTCGAAACTCGTtataaacaaagaaagaaagggCTTTTCCGGCACTGTGACAGATCGGTAACCGCTGGAGCTAAAGGACAGGGAGATGAATAACAGCAAAGAAGATAGCCCATATAAGTTAGGAGAGAGGGCGTCGAAAAGTTCAATAGTAGAAACCGGATCTGAAGAAGCAAAATTTTTAAGGTGGCTATGATTAACGATAAATTGGTATATTTCTTGATCCAGAATTATGATGATATCCTGAGAGCGCCGCTGTCTGGACAACTCAAAGACGTGTATTCACTATATTCTAGTGGCGGTTATGATAATTTCGTGGAGGAATTAAGTAATGGTCAGAAATTATTGCATTTTGAAGAGTTTTGGAATGACCTTCAAGACATTATATTCGCAACGCCAAAATCCATCCAGTTCGAGCAGAATCTACTGGTGGCAGAAGGGCCTGAAAAGattgttttcttggatACTTTTTCCCTTAAAATCCTCTATAATAAATTTCACCCTTTTCACTATGCATTGAAATTGCCCAGTTCttcatttgatgaaaaagtgTCGAATGCAAGGACAACACAGATAGATTCGAATGAAAATCAGCTGCTAGGTAGGCTATTCGATGTGTTAAACTGGGACGAAAACGTTACTAACCAGGGATTACCGCGTGAACAACTGAGCAATCGCTTACAGGATTTATTACGGGATAAACCATCTTCTTTCCAGCTCGCTAAAGAAAGGGCTAAGTACACGACCAAAGTCATTGAGTACATTCCCATATGTAGCGAACACTCACATGCGTCGCTACTGTCCACTTCAGTCTACATTGTCAATAACAAAATCGTTTCGTTACAATGGTCGAAAATATCGGCATGCCAAGAGAATCATCCAGGTTTTATTGAATGTattcaatcaaaaattcatttcattCCCAATATCAAACCGCAAACTGATATCTCTTTAGGAGACTGTTCGTATTTGGACACCTGCCACAAATTGAATACGTGTCGGTACGTTCATTATCTGCAATATATTCCATCATGTTTACAAGAGCGTGCTGATCTTGACATTGCGGCccaaaacaaagaaatagaGTCGAATGTCCCTATACCATTCTATACTCTAGGAAATTGCTCTGCACATTCGATCAAGAAGGCTTTACCTGCACAGTGGATTCGTTGCGATGTTCGAAAGTTCGATTTTAAAATCCTGGGGAAATTCTCCGTAGTCATTGCAGACCCTGCATGGAATATCCACATGAATCTGCCATACGGCACCTGCAATGATATTGAGCTCCTAGGCTTGCCCTTACATGAATTGCAAGACGAAGGAATTATTTTTCTATGGGTGACAGGTAGAGCTATCGAATTGGGAAAGGAGTCCTTGAATAACTGGGGGTACAACGTAATAAACGAAGTCTCGTGGATAAAAACAAACCAATTGGGTAGGACAATTGTTACAGGTCGTACGGGGCATTGGCTGAATCATTCTAAGGAGCATTTATTGGTAGGCTTGAAAGGCTCCCCGAAATGGATCAACAAGCATATCGACATCGATCTGATTGTATCAATGACCAGAGAGACCAGCAGGAAGCCTGATGAATTGTACGGTATAGCTGAACGGTTGGCGGGGACACATGCCAGGAAATTGGAGATATTTGGAAGGGATCACAATACTCGACCAGGCTGGTTTACCATTGGGAACCAACTTACAGGAAATTGCATATATGAAATGGATGTTGAAAGGAAGTACCAGGACTTCATGAAAAACCATAACAGCAGCGGCAATAACAGTAGCAGAAAGAGCGACAAAAAGTCCAACTCAAAAATacagcagcagcatcagcagcagcagcagcatcaGTATTGGAATAATATGGGCAACAGTAAGTATTATACGAACAATAAGCAGaatattatcaacaaaaagCAAACTGCCTTTGACTCCAAACACCAACAACAAcaccaacaacaacaatttcaaacaCTAAATAACCTATATTTTGCTCAGTAAGCGTTACATAACCTTCTTAAACATTGATAGCATTGCCTAGAAGAGATATTACTAATACTCTTCAATGAAGGGAAAAGGGATTTTCGGTTTGTATGggatgatttgaaaaggcgagaaaattttaatttGCGTGCAGTTTATCATTTTATTACTCAAATCCGTGTAGTTTTTTACATCAGAGTTCGAAATCGTAACCCGGCGTCTGGAAGTCAAATGCGTCTTAATAAGATAACCTGCAATTATAGTCAATTGTCGCCAAAAAGAGCCGTCAGTAAAGCTGGAAGATCATATATCCCAGCCCTAGGTGAGATTTATTCTTTGCGGATGCACCAATCGTCTATGGTTTTCCCATCGCAAGATGCCGGAGAGAGGAAAAAACGATCATTCTAGCTCAGAGCAGGTGTGTATTAGATTGCTGAAGTGATAACGCATCACATATGTCACAAGAAACAGCCTTCGGAGCCACTCTTTGCTTGGTTAATCTGCGTTATAGGTGGTGACACAATGCTGATTTCCGGGTAGtcgtgtttttttttcccaccAATGAAAGGCGTCTTTGGGAGTATCGGTCTAAGGAAACGTAAAGAAACCCCCCGACTGGGAGGGAGGAGCTCATGATGAACAACGGAGGTATGTTGATATAATAAATATCTTGACTTGCCTTGAATACATTTTCAATCATCGCATGCTTATCTTCTGTTGCAAAACTTCAGCGTATAAATTATAACCTTATATAACCAACATACAATAGAAAGAATGTTTAGACAATGTGCTAAAAGATACGCTTCTACATTACCCCCAAATGCTTTGAAGCCTGCGTTTGGGCCACCAGATAAAGTGGCTGCTCAAAAATTTAAAGAATCATTAATGGCTACTGAAAAGCATGCTAATGACACGTCTAATATGTGGGTTAAGATCTCAATGTGGGTCGCTTTACCAGCCATCGCTTTAACTGCCGTGAACActtattttattgaaaaggaacaCGCCGATCACCGTGAACATTTAAAACATGTTCCTGATTCCGAATGGCCAAGAGACTACGAATTTATGAATATCAGATCCaaaccatttttttggggTGACGGTGACAAGACTACATTCTGGAATCCCGTTGTTAACAGACACATCGAGCATGATGATTGACTGATTAAGTGGGAAAAAACCTTTCGTATTATTCATTTTTGGTGATTTTTACTGATTCTTAgttatttcttttatattcaaagttaaaaaaactgcaaagaaaaaaaatgctcaAAAAGTCCTTTGATAGGAGCTTAGAGTGAATATGTATTTTTGGAAGCGACGAGATTGCCCCTTCTTGGAACATAAATACAACTATAATGCAAATGTATAGGCATTtaaaaacataaaaatacatctatgaaaaaaaaattcaagatatttcattttcatgtTAGTTCACAAACGTGTGCGTTTGCATGAAGTGGCGAGGCCAGTTAAGGTAGAGTGATTTCGATTTATAGTTGATACAGCATCTATAAGATAGCTagtccaaaaaaaaaaaaaggaagaagggCTGAGAACGATAAGGGTCGgaataatgataatataaCACGCTTGAACtagaataaaaatataagTAGAGAAggtaaaataaaaaacaaaaataaagatagaaaaatttcaatgtGAGTTAAATCTaaatttaaaaaatttgaattcaagTTCAATTTAAAACTTTAACTAAAACGGTCGTAGGTCAGGATATGAGGGAGAGGGAGGGTgataataagaagaaaaagtctcaaaaaaatggagGACAATTGTTATTATAATGCGGAAAAGATGAATAAATTATTGGTTGCAGCGACGGCAATACTATTTTCACTTGGATGCCATGaaaaatgtaaaatattcttcttgaaatcaATATCGTCACCCCAATCTTTGTTTCTTGCTGACCTCTGTGCCAATGAGCCGTATCTTTTGTTTCTGAATGCTGTTTTGTCAGCTTGTAGCACTATTTCATTCATTTCGGTTCCTGATTCCTCTGAGCTTGCTCCTTCGCCTCCCGCTATACTACTCTTAGAGCTATTACTACTTCCAACCATGCTTGTGTTGCGTCCGTTACTTCTACGCTTGTGACTATTACTACTGCCGCTAgaatctttattttgtaTGCTGTTGtggatatttttattactgTTGCTATTAGGTGTATTGTTCTGATCAAACGCTTTCACTATGccattatcattatcaccGGAAGTTACAACGTTTGGATAGATCATGAAATTATTATTGTAAGAACCAGTCATTACACTTGTACTATCGCCACTgaaattaacttcaaatttatcGAAAATCGCATCGTTTTCATAGGTATCGCTCAATCTTTCCTTCAATTGCTCATGAATATTTATGGTTTTCAAAGGCTTATTATCCATATTCACGTCCCAAATTTTAACAGTTAAATAATCTCTGGATGCAATATATCTACCATTTGGACTGAATTTGATATCAGAAATGGATGATGTGATTTCcgtgaaaaaattatgaTTGATTGGATCtaaatattcttcaaatgtttTAGTTTTATTATCACATAAGGAATTTTGTCTCATATCACACAACTTGATTGTTCCTTTCGAAGAGGAATACATGAATAGATTACACTCCTGCGGGTGAAATTCGGCACTTGTGATCACCTCTGTTAGCTCCTCCATATTAGTAGGTTTGATATCCACGATGTTGAAGCTTTGATCGGGTATGTCTAAATTCCATAGATTGATCCGCAAATCATCAGCACTTAAAAATGTTTCCTGATCAGAATTCAACGATATTGAATTAATGTGATAGGTATGTGCATTACTATATATACGCTTTGGAGTAGCAGCAATGATTTTGTCATGTTGGGATAATTGAGGCAGCTTCAGTGACTGCAAAGATAACACAGCTTTCACGGAACCACCTCTGCGGTTATGATTGTCGGACTTGCTC comes from the Saccharomyces kudriavzevii IFO 1802 strain IFO1802 genome assembly, chromosome: 7 genome and includes:
- the SKDI07G0720 gene encoding uncharacterized protein (similar to Saccharomyces cerevisiae YGL194C-A; ancestral locus Anc_8.154), translating into MSKEENTFVKPLKITALSLLIILIINISYRLILKRYLRSAVIWGLGIANADHNDIMWWQSSPLLERWIWRMIDNYESMYE
- the HOS2 gene encoding histone deacetylase HOS2 (similar to Saccharomyces cerevisiae HOS2 (YGL194C); ancestral locus Anc_8.153), translating into MSGTFCYDVKTKENQSSFEFNSAYSPRVSYHFNPKVSHYHYGVKHPMKPFRLMLTDHLVSSYGLHKIMDLYETRSATRDELLEFHSEDYINFLSKVSPDNSNKLPRGTLENFNIGDDCPIFQNLYDYTTLYTGASLDATRKLINNQSDIAINWSGGLHHAKKNSPSGFCYVNDIVLSILNLLRYHPRILYIDIDLHHGDGVQEAFYTTDRVFTLSFHKYNGEFFPGTGDLTEIGCDKGKHFALNVPLEDGIDDDSYINLFKSIVDPLIMTFKPTLIVQQCGADSLGHDRLGCFNLNIKAHGECVKFVKSFGLPMLVVGGGGYTPRNVSRLWTYETGILNDVLLPEDIPENIPFRDSFGPDYSLYPVLDDLYENKNSKKLLEDIRIRCLENIRYLQGAPSVRMDAECIPTQDISALTEEEDKIIQEMNEENEIYNSTRLGQIEKENTGLVAFS
- the IME4 gene encoding mRNA (N6-adenosine)-methyltransferase (similar to Saccharomyces cerevisiae IME4 (YGL192W); ancestral locus Anc_8.152) translates to MINDKLVYFLIQNYDDILRAPLSGQLKDVYSLYSSGGYDNFVEELSNGQKLLHFEEFWNDLQDIIFATPKSIQFEQNLLVAEGPEKIVFLDTFSLKILYNKFHPFHYALKLPSSSFDEKVSNARTTQIDSNENQLLGRLFDVLNWDENVTNQGLPREQLSNRLQDLLRDKPSSFQLAKERAKYTTKVIEYIPICSEHSHASLLSTSVYIVNNKIVSLQWSKISACQENHPGFIECIQSKIHFIPNIKPQTDISLGDCSYLDTCHKLNTCRYVHYLQYIPSCLQERADLDIAAQNKEIESNVPIPFYTLGNCSAHSIKKALPAQWIRCDVRKFDFKILGKFSVVIADPAWNIHMNLPYGTCNDIELLGLPLHELQDEGIIFLWVTGRAIELGKESLNNWGYNVINEVSWIKTNQLGRTIVTGRTGHWLNHSKEHLLVGLKGSPKWINKHIDIDLIVSMTRETSRKPDELYGIAERLAGTHARKLEIFGRDHNTRPGWFTIGNQLTGNCIYEMDVERKYQDFMKNHNSSGNNSSRKSDKKSNSKIQQQHQQQQQHQYWNNMGNSKYYTNNKQNIINKKQTAFDSKHQQQHQQQQFQTLNNLYFAQ
- the COX13 gene encoding cytochrome c oxidase subunit VIa (similar to Saccharomyces cerevisiae COX13 (YGL191W); ancestral locus Anc_8.151) is translated as MFRQCAKRYASTLPPNALKPAFGPPDKVAAQKFKESLMATEKHANDTSNMWVKISMWVALPAIALTAVNTYFIEKEHADHREHLKHVPDSEWPRDYEFMNIRSKPFFWGDGDKTTFWNPVVNRHIEHDD
- the CDC55 gene encoding protein phosphatase 2A regulatory subunit CDC55 (similar to Saccharomyces cerevisiae CDC55 (YGL190C); ancestral locus Anc_8.150), whose translation is MAQNNFDFKFSQCFGDKADIVVTEADLITAVEFDYTGNYLATGDKGGRVVLFERSNSRHCEYKFLTEFQSHDAEFDYLKSLEIEEKINEIKWLRPTQRSHFLLSTNDKTIKLWKVYEKNIKLVSQNNLTEGVTFAKKSKSDNHNRRGGSVKAVLSLQSLKLPQLSQHDKIIAATPKRIYSNAHTYHINSISLNSDQETFLSADDLRINLWNLDIPDQSFNIVDIKPTNMEELTEVITSAEFHPQECNLFMYSSSKGTIKLCDMRQNSLCDNKTKTFEEYLDPINHNFFTEITSSISDIKFSPNGRYIASRDYLTVKIWDVNMDNKPLKTINIHEQLKERLSDTYENDAIFDKFEVNFSGDSTSVMTGSYNNNFMIYPNVVTSGDNDNGIVKAFDQNNTPNSNSNKNIHNSIQNKDSSGSSNSHKRRSNGRNTSMVGSSNSSKSSIAGGEGASSEESGTEMNEIVLQADKTAFRNKRYGSLAQRSARNKDWGDDIDFKKNILHFSWHPSENSIAVAATNNLFIFSAL